Sequence from the Mixophyes fleayi isolate aMixFle1 chromosome 4, aMixFle1.hap1, whole genome shotgun sequence genome:
ttcttctactaacatacaaggccgtcaacaaaattgcaccgacatacatttcttcactggtctcgaaatatctccctactcgacacctccgttctgcacaagatctacgtctctcctccactctcatcacatcctcccattctcagttacaggattttttctgggctgcacccactttgtggaattccctctcacacacaataagactttcctccaatctttaaaccttcaagcgttcactgaaaacccacctcttcagacaaggttatgatattcctcaaccactatcttaatttccctagattaccctattaccatcctctacactgctaacgcaagacaacaaccctctgaccaacattgcaacacacacagcccactcaatacttttacctttgcgttctagctggtccattgtgcaatatgatgtagcacatgcccttgtgtttctaactcccattgtcctatagattgtaagcttgcgagcagtgttctcttacctctctgtctgtatgtactacccagtattgtcttatcaatgtttgttcccaattgtaaagcgctacggaatttgctggcgctatataaataaatgttgttgatgatgatgatttctcaaCATGAAAGTTCCTTTTATTAAACTAGGCAAAAGACCAACTAGGTTCTCTCAATCTGTGATATGTGTACTGCCTATGTACCTCAGTCTTTGGTGGTACTTTAACCTTCTACGTTTAGCCCAAAATAACTATTTACCGTTcaagtaaaaaataaagtatagaaaaagtaaaaatggtTGTAATAATTAACCATTGATTGAATTATGTGTGTACTCAATAACCCTTTCCAGACACAGTGGGGTGCTtgataaacatttataaatataatgggTATTGGGTAAAAATGTATAGGTATAAAGGTAATGTACACACAGACATTTTTTTGTCATAGAGGAGTGATTTGGAGAGAGTTCGAATATGAAGAGTACTGTTTGCATCATTTTTTACACTCGTTCTCACTCCAATGCTGGCTGCAAGCCTAAAAGATCATCAGTTGTTTCATGAGAAACCATGCACTAAGCTGTATTAAAGTAGTCAAGTCTATAGCTTCCACTAGATGGCACCAGTGATTTAaatgaatacatattttattctagttagttataattattttctaaaaacaAATCTTCTTCCTACAGATAAACAACTCAAACACTTTTGTGGACTTAATGCACCGTAACATGCAGAGCAATGAAGAGCGTCAGTTGATGTACACATTACATGCAAGTAGGACCCCACAAAAACACGGtaaacatattattaatatatatactatatgcaacatgatttttttaaaaacaaaatgctcCATGATAACTTCTGGTTCACTTAAAAATTCCAGTGTGATAACTTATATGAAAAGATAGGGTATGGATGATAGCCGGAACTCCTGGAATGCAGGAATGTGTCGACTTCCTGCAGCGCCccctgctgcttggtgtcttcaGTAAAGCATGCTGTATTTTCTCTCCCTGAATAGTGCATACTGTTCTGCTACACTGATATGTTCTCTGTACTGGGTGAGGTGTttacaaaatatatactgtatatctcctATGTGTATACTGGCACAACTATTCCACATATAATACTGATTAtgtctatatgtatatttaaCTACATCTGCAGTTGTCAGTATCATTATGTAATGCAAGGGAGAGCACGTAGGTTGCAGGAGATCCCTCTTCTGTGatactctccccataggcttaAGTGGCTAATGCGATTTTTAGATTGTGTTAACCATTGGGGTCAAAAtctgaaaagctaagcttttcggagcttgataagTTTAACCTGATggcagtccccattgaaaattatgcaATACTTTGTGTGATGCAGGATGTATCTCTGATAGGCATTGCTActatacttaaaaatgcctaaactttGTAGAAACAGACGTTTCCGCATGGTTTACGGCTTGCCAAACAGGCCCCTTATCCTCCCCATCTCCTCCTTCTCactttatgcaataaatgatccATTTATCTCCACGCATATTGTGGTTATGGGGAAACTTTGAATACATAGATTTCTGTGAATCAACTACTGAATTGTTAATTGTTCATTTTAAAAGTGTTGCATAACTATTGTAACTCGCTATTCAATACCTCTGTATCCCCTTTTTTCTGTGTCctccttttattttgcaaaagtaGCCTACCTTTAGCTGCAGGCAAAGTAGTTGACAGTCCTACAAGGATGCTGTACCCTCACAATGGATCCCTGCTTTTTAATCACCAAACATGTAATAAAGGAAAAAAGACACTTGAGTTGTGTGAAGGTCACCTACAGCATTTTCTTTAACATAACACCACTTCatcttcatcgtcatcatcatcctcagccattcatatagcgccactaattctgcagcgttgtacagagaactcactcacatcagtccctgcacctttggagattacagtctaaattgcctaacatacacacacacacacacacacacacacacacacagaacgaaagagactaaggtcaatttttaatagaagccaattaacctaataatatatttttggcgtgtgggagcaTACTAGAGCAcccacccagaggaaacccacgcaaacacggggagaacataaaaacaccAATTGCAGAAGATATTACTCTAGCCATTATTGTATATACCATAGATCAATCCTCATATACAGTCACtgctaaacataaaaaaaaacataaaaaaaatgggtaaatcaTCTACGTGGTCCATCTCTCAATAGCCATGACTGATTTACACTATAATATGAGGATCATGAGTGGGGTTGTTACATCCATGGGGCGCAAGAAAAGCCCCACCCGCAAAAAAGAACAGCCCAACCTTCCACGTTTGAAAAGCAACACTGCGACTCCTGCCAATTTGTCAGGGCTGTAGGGGCCAGGATGATTAATGAGTGATCCCAGTATAAAGAACAAGTGTCCCTAAAACTCTTAACACATAATTTTGTCTAACTCTCTTCatcactttaataaatataaaaatcgtCTTTTCTAATGTCTTGATCCCTCATGGTCCCAATGAGAAAATACAAGTGGCCATCATGGGAAACACTTGCTATTGGTTTTTGTGGGTAAAGTAAATCTGGGTTACTCCCAGTTATAGTAATTTCagtcatattgggcctgattcatctttggagaTATCCTGcacacaacttgcatttaaaaaaaagagcgTAGTTCCAACATTATTTAAATCCAAGCAGATGTCattatacatttccatttgaatctggatataagtacgctctggctaaacATTACTTTCCGCGTATCTACAGACAGATCAGAGCGCAGGATATGCAGATGcatatgttcaatataaagtcccatcagaactcgtaaaaaaaaatgtctaaaataaattaacaactgataatactataatcattaagaaaatatttgttaacatatcttctctttttttaaagtaaatacataaatcagaatgttcttaataTGTTCTGCACATAACAtgcatttttatagatttttttatctAGTGGTATGCATATGTCAAGTCAAGTCAGCAAGATACCAACGGCAATATGAACAGCGGGACTGTCAGGGGCGGTTCGGGTCAGGCTGAATGTGCTTCTCATATCATTATAGCAGTAATGCATGAAACACCATTAACACATCTGGTTGGAAAGCATGGCCCTATAGGTTGCTCATACAGATTTTAAATGTCCATAGGAATTAACCATTACTGTTCCTTTATTATGTGATTTATGTGGGCAATGGGTAATTAGGATCATATCGGATCACAATATTTATGCAATCTAACAGAGCAAAGCTAGGTATTGTTGATGTAGAGACTTTTCTAGTCAACCTAAGTAATCACATTTTATGCTTTATAAATAGGAAGAAACAAGCTCCGTCTCTATGAATATATTTACGAGGCTCTGTGTGACATCAACATGATGGACTGTATCAAGTGGGTGGACCAAGCCAATGGTATTTTCCAATTTGTctccaaaaacaaagaaaaactggCAGAGCTGTGGGGTAAGGAAAAAGGCAACCGTAAATTGATGACTTACCAGAAAATGGCCAGAGCCCTGCGTAATTACGGCAGAACCGGAGAagttatgaaaataaaaaaaaagctgacaTACCAGTTTAGTGAAGTAGTTTTACAAAGACTGTCCCCTGCTGGCTTATCGGAGAAAGAAACCATATACTGCCAATATCTTCCACAAGGCATGGAGTACTGTAATAGCCACCATTGTTGGGAGGTTAATACGTATGCTTATAACAACAATGTGTATCCTTTCAGccatcaatatatataaattaatttatccaTCCTAGGGTCCATAAATCCCTTTTGTTGTTGAGAACAatgtctcacacatacattatacactGGGGAGAAAAGAATTATACTTCACTGTTATTTCCTTTGCAAAAGACAAACAGTGGATTGAGGAAATGAATATTGCTTTATGTAATTTCAAACAAACCCTATACTTAATACTATACTAACCCTAACCATATACTAAACAAATGACTgtattacataaaaaataaaaagaaactggAGTGATGAGTCTGATATACTGTATCTTTGATACTTTGATATGTATGATTGAAGTTGTTCTATGTTGTTCTGGTTGTAAACAAAAGACTGTTGTCAGTTATTGAAACAATGTATGTTGGTTACAgaaaaattaggggtgtgcaccggccacttttcgtgttttgggttttgggttctgattaccttcaggttttgggttctgattgggtttgccaaaacaccccacttaaggttttggttctgattttgggttttgtgttctgatttttttttttaaaaagcataaaaagtgctaaaaatccatatatttttttttccactcctacgctattattaacctcaataacattcctttccactaatttccagtctattctgaacacctcacacctcacaatattgtttttaggccaaaaggttgcaccgaggtagctggatgtctaagctaagcgacacaagtgggcggcacaaacacgtggcccatctaggagtggcactgcagtggcagacaggatggcagtttgaaaaactaggccccaaagagcaaataatgccaaaaaaagaggtgcaagaaggaattgtccttgggccctcccacccacccttatgttggtgaaataggacatgcgcactttaacaaaccaatcatttcagcgacagggcctacaaaaatgtggctgaaatgattggttcgtttggacccccacaaaacgagctggcaaagaaaaaaaagaggtgcaagatggaattgtccttgggccctcccacccacgattatgttgcggaaaaaggacatgcacactttaacaaaccaatcatttcagtgacagggcctaccaaaccacTGTGGCtgaattattggtttgtttgggcccccacacaaaaaaagcaattcatctctccctgtacaaagtaaactggctctactgaggcaagatgtacttcctcatcctcacacattatcaattcgtccccgctggactccacaatcacaggttcctctgtagtctctggaggccattgctggtcttgattgaagaattgataattcatttttatgaacatcatcttctcaacattttgcagaagcaacctccttcgccgctcactgaccaggttccccgctgcactaaaaactctttcggagtacacactggagcggggacaactcaggtaaaatagagccagtttgtacaggggcttccaaactgcctttttttcctgccagtaaaagtaaggactgtctgacatgtctacttggatggtgtcagcaaagtaatcctccacaattttttcaatggtgacagcatccaatgcagcaacagtagacatgtcagcaatggttggcaggtccttcagtgcggaccagatgttctctgcatccccgccagcgggtcgtttatgaaatctcagctgtttcctcgcagccacaggtgtggaagaaaatgaaggaggagctgttaaCATATCACGGTCCTCtttagaggacaatctcctgaccagcaggtctttgcaccgctgtagacttgtgtccgccggaaacagagacacaacatacgctttaaaccaaggatcgagcacggtggccagaatgtattcctctgacttttaaagagtgaccaccctcggatcctagcaaagcatacgaagggcttcatccacaagagctacatactttgtggaatcgcaatggtttaccagctcctccctcactttctccagctgcttctgcaacagcctgatcaggggaatcacctgactcaagctggcagtgtcggaactgacttctcgtgtggcaagttcaaacggctggagaaccttgcacaacacggaaatcagtctccactgcgcttgactcaggcgcatccccactcatttgcctatgtcgtaggtggctgtgtaggcttgaatggccttttgctgatcctccatcctctgcagcatatagagggtggagttccagtgcgtcacaacctcttgtttgaggtgatggtagggcaggttcaggcttttctgatgttgctcgagtctgcggtaggcagtggcagaatgccgaaagtgtccagcaattatgcgggccaccgcaagcatatcctgcacacccctgtcactcttcaggtaatgctgcaccaccaaatttattgtgtgggcaaaacatggcacgtgcgggaaattgcccatatgtaatgcccgcacaatgttactggcgttatccgacaccacaaatccccaggagagtgtaagtggggtaagccactgtgaaaTGTTTtctctcagtttctctaagaggttgttagcgttgtgcctcttactgaaaccaatgatacacaacgttgcctgccttggaacgagcaggcgtttgggAGATGCTCCTACTGATGCAGCTggtgctgttgctgcggaagtcgatgcatctacccagtgggctgtcacagtcatatagtccttaatTTGCCctaaaccacttgtccacatgtccgtagttaagtggacagtaggtacaaccacatttttcagagcactgaggacactttttcgtacttctctgtacatcctggGTATCGccctcctagtgaagtggaatctagacgggatttggtaccggggacacaatacctccatcaactgtctaaatcccactccactgatggcggacaccggacacacatctaacaccaacatagctgttaaggccgcagttatcagctttgccataggatgactactgtcgtacttcgtgctcatggcaaacgactgttgtacggtcaattgtttagtgaaagacgtagcagtcttacgacttaccctctgggaagatgatcgactaccagcagcaacagcagcagcagcagtagtaggcgtaccgctgcaggatcctccggaagaatcccggattgaagaggactcagtcatgccggtgacatggcctgcaggaccatctctgatcgagatcgtggaggaaattgacgaggagggtgttgctggtgtggatacaacaggaccaagggatttaggtgtccctggactgctgacggtcctagccacagttcctcaactaaacactgaattatgaaggttcttcaggtgacatataagggagaatgtccctaggtggccaagatccttacccctgcttatttgagctttacataaggtacatatggcaatatatttgttgtccggatttggatagaaataattccagaccgaagaggtggatttgttAGTCTtttggccaggcatgacgatgggctttttcatcccatggacaacaactgtttatccccctggtgcctcatttaacataaccacatcagcatcctcctcgtcaagttcctcctcagcgccagctacatcaatatcctcctcccggtgtacaacattgacaccttcattagccaaatctgtaactgcactgtgggtgatccttccagcatatgcagagagcatgctgcaaatggtggaaggagccacctcttcccgtacagtgatgggaaggtcaggcttcgcaaccactaacacccttggactcgccttggggatttgtgatgccatctctttagaaggcagggttgtttgctgtgttgttgatgacagcttaactctcttaaattttttacaggggggggaggaggagggcttagatccttgggtgaagctgaaccgctagtcatgaacacgggccagggcctaagccgttccttgtcactccatgtcgtaaatggcatattggcaagtttacgtttttcctcagatgattttaattttctttttttgccaattttagtgaactttggctttttggattttacatgccctctactaggagattgggcatcggccttggcagacgacgtcgatggcattttatcgtctatgtcatgactagtggcagcagcttcagcattaggaggaagtggttcttgatctttccctactttatcctccaaatttttgtactccattatatgtagcacaagagagcatacccctaaaccacacacacccggcaaaggctttacaAATTATATGTAGTTAGATTGAATGTAGTTAGATTGTAGAaccaatttttttatactgcaggaacagtgaacgtagttatatattgcagtactaatttttttatactgcaggaacagtgaacgtagttatatattgcagtacaaattcctttatactgcaggaacagtgaacgtagttatatattgcagtacaaattcctttatactgcaggaacagtgaacgtagttatatattgcagtactaattcttttatactgcaggaacagtgaacatagttatatattgcagtactaatttttttatactgcaggaacagtgaacgtagttatatattgcagtactaatttttttagactgcaggaacagtgaacgtagttagattgcagtactattttttttatactgcaggaacagtgaacgtagtt
This genomic interval carries:
- the SPIC gene encoding transcription factor Spi-C isoform X2 — protein: MHFFQEDILGDAFEDALEVLQDNSTNDNLHPAAECKMYTTILNSQHQSDTYIPIPSVETAAHHWTDSAINNSNTFVDLMHRNMQSNEERQLMYTLHASRTPQKHGRNKLRLYEYIYEALCDINMMDCIKWVDQANGIFQFVSKNKEKLAELWGKEKGNRKLMTYQKMARALRNYGRTGEVMKIKKKLTYQFSEVVLQRLSPAGLSEKETIYCQYLPQGMEYCNSHHCWEVNTYAYNNNVYPFSHQYI
- the SPIC gene encoding transcription factor Spi-C isoform X1 encodes the protein MHFFQEDILGDAFEDALEVLQDNSTNDNLHPAAAECKMYTTILNSQHQSDTYIPIPSVETAAHHWTDSAINNSNTFVDLMHRNMQSNEERQLMYTLHASRTPQKHGRNKLRLYEYIYEALCDINMMDCIKWVDQANGIFQFVSKNKEKLAELWGKEKGNRKLMTYQKMARALRNYGRTGEVMKIKKKLTYQFSEVVLQRLSPAGLSEKETIYCQYLPQGMEYCNSHHCWEVNTYAYNNNVYPFSHQYI